One Acidobacteriota bacterium DNA segment encodes these proteins:
- a CDS encoding ParB/RepB/Spo0J family partition protein — MRHDRHYVEELSSLRGAPIGRMIPVEKLEPNPNQPRVDMGDLEDLIASIKEKGILEPLLVRPSEVGGRYMIISGERRYRAALEVELREVPCIEMDVDERNVAEIALIENLQRKDLTAYEEAEGYLALIERFGYTHEEVSKKIGKSRSSVTEALSIAAIPSDIRDKCRAESINSKSLLLQVARQSDHDSMLNFVQRIASQGLNRDEARQARKNKQVRAQPFIYRFQAPTKDFTIEVKFRRSSVEHDELIQAVRTALEELSKLTES, encoded by the coding sequence ATGAGACATGACCGACATTATGTGGAAGAGTTGTCGTCTCTTCGAGGCGCGCCGATTGGCAGGATGATCCCGGTGGAAAAATTGGAGCCTAATCCGAATCAGCCGCGGGTAGATATGGGTGATCTTGAAGATTTGATCGCCTCAATTAAAGAGAAGGGAATTCTGGAGCCGTTGTTGGTTCGTCCGTCAGAGGTCGGCGGACGATACATGATCATTTCGGGCGAGCGGCGTTATCGGGCTGCGCTCGAAGTTGAATTGCGTGAAGTTCCATGCATCGAAATGGATGTGGATGAACGCAATGTCGCCGAAATTGCCTTGATCGAAAACTTACAGCGAAAAGACCTGACGGCTTACGAAGAGGCAGAAGGTTATCTGGCTTTGATTGAGCGGTTTGGATATACCCACGAAGAGGTTTCCAAGAAAATCGGAAAGTCACGGTCGTCTGTTACGGAAGCTCTTTCGATTGCGGCAATCCCTTCAGATATTCGCGATAAATGCCGGGCGGAAAGCATCAATTCCAAATCATTGCTGCTGCAAGTTGCAAGACAATCCGACCACGATTCCATGTTGAATTTCGTGCAGCGAATTGCCTCTCAGGGGCTGAATCGTGATGAGGCTCGACAAGCGAGAAAGAATAAACAGGTTCGAGCTCAGCCGTTCATTTACAGATTTCAGGCGCCGACCAAAGATTTCACCATTGAAGTCAAATTTCGACGCTCATCCGTTGAGCACGACGAGTTAATCCAGGCCGTGCGAACTGCTTTGGAGGAATTGAGCAAGCTCACAGAATCCTAA
- the xerD gene encoding site-specific tyrosine recombinase XerD: MKEDKKLVAEFITQLRVEKGLADNTLLAYQRDLQKLLKHSADLGKSLMTLDRADVVDLMADLKDSGANSSSISRLVSAIRGFYKYLVTEGLTKSDPTAHLEAHKPWQTLPHFLTQDEVETLLAQPKMDTDLGLRDRAMLETLYASGFRVSELVNLKLSDIDLDSGVLTCFGKGSKQRKVPLGRSAISFLNRYFPARLRLLNGKLSDLLFIELNGRRITRQKFWKLIKRYGDSANIAYITPHLLRHSFATVLLANGADLRSVQLMLGHSDISTTQIYTHVTNDQLKTAYKQFHPRS, from the coding sequence ATGAAGGAAGACAAAAAACTCGTCGCAGAATTTATCACGCAACTCCGAGTCGAAAAGGGGTTGGCCGACAATACGTTATTGGCTTATCAGCGCGACTTGCAGAAATTGCTCAAGCATTCTGCGGATTTGGGGAAAAGCCTGATGACACTTGATCGGGCCGATGTTGTTGATTTGATGGCGGATTTGAAAGATTCGGGGGCGAATTCCAGCAGCATTTCCCGATTGGTTTCAGCGATCAGAGGATTTTACAAATATCTCGTGACTGAAGGGCTGACGAAATCCGATCCGACTGCCCACCTGGAAGCGCACAAGCCTTGGCAAACTCTGCCACATTTTCTGACGCAAGACGAAGTTGAAACATTGTTGGCTCAGCCCAAGATGGACACCGATCTCGGTTTGCGTGATCGTGCAATGCTCGAAACGCTGTATGCTTCGGGCTTTAGAGTTTCGGAGTTAGTCAATTTGAAACTGTCAGATATTGACCTGGACTCAGGCGTGTTGACCTGTTTTGGCAAAGGCAGCAAGCAACGAAAAGTTCCACTGGGACGGTCGGCGATCTCTTTTCTGAACCGATACTTCCCTGCTAGACTGCGACTTCTCAACGGCAAACTATCCGATCTGCTTTTCATTGAACTCAATGGACGACGGATCACACGGCAAAAGTTCTGGAAGCTGATCAAACGGTACGGCGATTCGGCAAATATCGCTTACATCACGCCGCACCTGCTTCGGCATAGCTTTGCGACGGTGCTGCTGGCCAATGGGGCGGATTTGCGGTCTGTGCAATTGATGCTGGGTCACAGCGATATTTCGACCACGCAAATTTATACGCACGTAACCAACGATCAACTAAAGACGGCCTATAAACAATTTCATCCACGATCCTGA
- a CDS encoding ParA family protein → MKIAITNQKGGVGKTTTAINLAAALAQQGKKVLLADLDPQANSTISFLVQNDYSLSIYDLLTDSDVRFGDIVQKTKIENLDILPSKINLAKLEAKLVGELDGPFRLKDRLDPVTHNYDVVIIDTPPTLGLITVNALVAATHLIIPIQSSYFALEGTDDLLETIERIKARPNPQLEVLGVVVTLHDKRTTLSRDIYDQICNVFGDKVFETTISKSVRLEESPAYRESIFTFAPASSGAIEYANLCNEVIRRAS, encoded by the coding sequence ATCAAAATCGCCATTACGAATCAAAAAGGCGGGGTGGGCAAGACTACTACCGCAATTAATCTTGCTGCAGCTTTGGCTCAGCAAGGGAAGAAAGTGTTATTGGCTGATTTGGACCCACAGGCCAACAGCACAATTTCATTTTTGGTTCAGAATGACTACTCGCTATCAATATATGACCTGCTAACTGATTCCGACGTTCGATTTGGCGACATCGTCCAGAAAACAAAGATTGAGAATCTGGATATTTTGCCTTCCAAAATCAATCTGGCGAAACTTGAGGCGAAGCTGGTCGGAGAACTTGATGGCCCATTTCGATTAAAAGACCGACTTGATCCAGTTACCCACAACTATGACGTTGTGATCATTGACACTCCGCCGACGCTGGGACTGATTACGGTCAATGCTTTGGTTGCAGCGACTCACCTAATCATCCCCATACAATCGTCTTACTTTGCTTTAGAGGGGACAGATGATCTTCTTGAGACGATTGAAAGAATTAAGGCAAGACCTAATCCTCAGCTTGAAGTTTTGGGGGTTGTCGTAACTCTCCATGACAAAAGAACCACTTTATCGCGAGATATTTATGATCAAATATGTAATGTATTTGGTGATAAAGTTTTTGAGACGACGATTTCTAAATCCGTCAGGTTGGAGGAAAGCCCAGCCTATCGAGAATCCATTTTTACTTTTGCTCCGGCTTCCAGTGGAGCGATCGAATATGCCAATTTATGCAATGAGGTAATACGACGTGCCAGCTAA
- a CDS encoding Uma2 family endonuclease, translating to MTGTATELALDPGLEYEIVNGKPVVKEMASMKHGGTIMRLGARLQMHVEDNDLGGIYSPDTTFMIGDNQRLPDLAFVSNERMPEEGEVDGAVPIAPDLAVEVISPNDMLEKVTAKIEDYFAAGVRQVWLVSLRSRTVSIYDSPTKVTILTENEDLTSEAILPGFCCRISEIFGKKPLVTSAPTE from the coding sequence ATGACTGGAACAGCGACAGAATTGGCTCTTGATCCGGGATTGGAATACGAGATCGTCAACGGCAAACCGGTGGTGAAGGAAATGGCGAGCATGAAACACGGCGGAACGATTATGCGGCTTGGCGCAAGACTGCAAATGCATGTGGAAGACAATGATCTTGGCGGCATCTACAGCCCTGACACGACCTTTATGATTGGCGACAATCAACGGCTGCCCGATTTGGCTTTTGTTTCAAACGAACGCATGCCCGAAGAAGGCGAAGTGGACGGAGCGGTTCCCATCGCACCTGACCTTGCCGTCGAAGTCATTTCGCCCAACGACATGCTAGAAAAGGTGACCGCCAAAATCGAAGATTATTTTGCCGCCGGAGTTCGCCAGGTCTGGCTGGTATCTCTGCGAAGCCGCACCGTCAGCATTTACGATTCTCCAACCAAAGTCACGATCCTGACTGAAAACGAAGACCTGACTAGCGAAGCGATTCTACCGGGCTTCTGCTGCCGTATCTCCGAAATCTTTGGCAAAAAACCTCTGGTGACATCTGCGCCAACTGAATAA
- the lpxD gene encoding UDP-3-O-(3-hydroxymyristoyl)glucosamine N-acyltransferase, which produces MNLGEIARRLHCSVVGNPEIEITDLAPIEIADPSQLTFLSNKKYKKHLATTSAAAIILDDASDLPEGKSGIISANPYLTFAEAMWIFHPALQPGKGIHSTSVISHSAVIGKDVSIGAFTVIGDGAKIGDNVQVLDHCSIYPGAEIGDNTFLHSHCVVREFCKVGRNVIFQNHVTIGSDGFGFAKDNDGNWFKIPQAGIVVVEDDVEIGASSTIDRATIGRTIIGKGTKLDNLVQIGHGSSVGEKTLLCAQVGLAGSSQIGHEVILSGQVGVAGHLSIGDRVIATAQTGIPSSVEAGKIISGYPAIENRDWLKSSAIFAQLPKLQKEIRQLKEEINKLNALLER; this is translated from the coding sequence ATGAATCTGGGAGAGATAGCTCGACGACTGCATTGCTCGGTTGTCGGAAATCCTGAAATCGAAATTACGGACCTCGCGCCCATCGAAATTGCCGACCCCAGCCAACTGACTTTCCTTAGCAACAAGAAATACAAAAAGCATCTGGCGACGACATCGGCGGCGGCAATTATTCTCGACGACGCCAGCGATTTGCCGGAGGGAAAATCCGGAATCATCTCCGCAAATCCTTATTTGACGTTCGCCGAAGCAATGTGGATTTTTCATCCCGCGCTTCAACCGGGAAAAGGCATTCATTCAACATCTGTCATTTCTCACTCTGCCGTTATTGGAAAAGATGTTTCCATCGGCGCTTTTACGGTCATCGGCGATGGAGCAAAGATCGGCGACAATGTCCAGGTACTGGATCATTGTTCAATCTATCCTGGCGCCGAAATCGGTGACAACACCTTCCTTCATTCCCATTGTGTCGTCAGGGAATTTTGCAAAGTTGGCAGGAACGTTATCTTTCAGAATCACGTTACCATTGGCAGCGACGGGTTTGGTTTCGCCAAGGACAACGATGGCAATTGGTTCAAAATTCCTCAAGCAGGTATTGTGGTCGTTGAAGACGATGTGGAAATCGGGGCCTCCTCCACAATTGACCGCGCGACAATCGGCAGGACGATCATCGGGAAAGGCACAAAGCTGGACAATCTGGTTCAGATTGGGCACGGCTCCAGCGTAGGAGAAAAAACTCTGCTTTGTGCTCAAGTTGGGTTGGCTGGCAGTTCCCAGATTGGCCACGAAGTGATTCTGAGCGGGCAGGTTGGAGTCGCAGGACATCTATCAATCGGCGATAGGGTAATTGCCACGGCCCAGACTGGAATTCCCAGTTCAGTTGAGGCGGGAAAAATCATCTCCGGTTATCCGGCAATTGAAAATCGAGACTGGCTGAAGTCGTCTGCAATTTTTGCCCAATTGCCAAAGCTTCAAAAGGAAATCAGGCAGTTAAAAGAAGAAATCAATAAACTTAACGCATTACTCGAAAGGTAA
- a CDS encoding TIM barrel protein — protein sequence MTSLANSASPVSRRKMLSQTITGAGATALLSGLNSPLAASGLIVPQKVGGRLKQSVCRWCYNKIPLEEFAKAVSEMGLKGIDLLNDPNDWPMAKKYGLIPTMVTGAGNIPDACNRKDLHDKLFKDFEENIARAAANGVPNVITFSGNRKGMSDGEGLENTVTMLNRAKGIAEKYGVTICLEYLNSKVDHKDYMFDHIGWGVEAIKRVNSPRVKILYDIYHAQIMDGDIIRTIRANIQHIAHFHTGGNPGRNELDDTQELNWRTIAKAIADLGFQGYVAHEFVPKRDPLKSLREAAELFDV from the coding sequence ATGACAAGCCTTGCAAATTCCGCATCTCCAGTTTCTCGTAGAAAAATGCTGTCGCAAACCATCACTGGAGCCGGAGCGACGGCTTTGCTCAGCGGGTTGAACTCGCCACTGGCTGCATCTGGTCTGATTGTTCCACAAAAAGTCGGCGGCAGGCTGAAACAGTCGGTTTGTCGCTGGTGCTACAACAAAATCCCGCTTGAAGAATTTGCCAAAGCGGTTTCCGAAATGGGCTTGAAAGGAATTGACCTGCTGAATGATCCGAATGATTGGCCAATGGCAAAGAAGTATGGATTGATTCCGACGATGGTCACAGGCGCAGGCAACATTCCGGATGCTTGCAATCGAAAAGACCTGCACGACAAGCTCTTCAAAGATTTTGAAGAAAACATCGCCCGCGCAGCAGCCAATGGAGTCCCCAATGTCATCACCTTTTCCGGCAATCGCAAAGGCATGTCCGATGGCGAAGGACTGGAAAACACTGTGACGATGCTCAACAGAGCCAAAGGCATCGCCGAAAAGTACGGTGTCACCATCTGCCTGGAATACCTGAACAGCAAGGTGGATCACAAAGATTACATGTTTGATCATATCGGCTGGGGCGTCGAAGCGATCAAACGCGTCAACTCTCCACGCGTGAAAATTCTTTACGACATTTACCACGCGCAAATTATGGATGGCGACATCATCCGCACTATCCGAGCCAACATTCAACACATCGCGCATTTCCACACCGGCGGCAATCCGGGACGTAACGAACTGGACGATACGCAGGAACTGAACTGGCGAACGATTGCCAAAGCAATTGCTGATCTGGGCTTTCAGGGCTACGTCGCCCACGAATTCGTTCCCAAACGCGATCCGTTGAAATCTCTTCGTGAGGCAGCGGAATTGTTCGACGTTTAA
- the miaB gene encoding tRNA (N6-isopentenyl adenosine(37)-C2)-methylthiotransferase MiaB has translation MSKKLYLETYGCQMNVHDSEKAVFALSGAGYELTETPEGADLILLNTCMVREKAARKVYSRIGELNRESKDSKPVFGVMGCVAQAEAERMFDRNKDIRLVIGTQAIGKLPTLVSQLEQGFSRAIDIQLTKNAEFFELDAGVRQTKYVAYITITEGCNKFCSFCIVPFTRGRERSRPANMIVEEAKNLAEQGFKEVHLLGQNVNSYGLSGRFHGNQASSVFENLHEVTFANLLQLIAESSGIPRIKFTSSYPRDFDQEIVKVIDEHPALCEWIHLPVQSGSNRMLRVMRRGYTREEYLEKIGHIKQAQKDISITGDIIVGFPGETEEDFNETMSLVAETEYDGLYIFKYSPRPNTPAAAYADSIPEEVKTERFLKLEELQRRIQRQRYGRYLGRTVEVLVEGESARSADDCSGHTRCNKVVNFPCPQNLIGEIVNVTVTDVKPNSLYGYLV, from the coding sequence ATGAGCAAGAAGCTTTATTTAGAAACTTACGGCTGCCAGATGAATGTGCATGACAGCGAAAAAGCTGTGTTTGCCCTTTCCGGCGCCGGTTATGAACTGACGGAAACTCCTGAAGGCGCAGACTTAATTCTCTTAAACACTTGTATGGTGAGAGAAAAGGCCGCCCGCAAAGTGTATTCAAGGATTGGTGAATTAAATCGCGAATCAAAAGATTCGAAGCCTGTATTTGGTGTTATGGGCTGTGTAGCTCAGGCAGAGGCTGAGCGAATGTTTGATCGCAATAAGGATATACGGTTAGTAATTGGTACCCAGGCAATCGGAAAGCTTCCCACTTTGGTTTCTCAGCTTGAACAAGGATTTTCAAGAGCGATTGATATTCAACTCACCAAAAATGCCGAATTCTTTGAACTGGATGCCGGTGTTCGCCAGACAAAGTACGTGGCTTACATCACAATTACTGAAGGATGTAACAAATTTTGCTCGTTTTGCATTGTCCCCTTTACGCGTGGGCGTGAACGAAGTCGGCCTGCCAATATGATCGTTGAAGAGGCCAAAAATCTGGCCGAGCAAGGGTTCAAAGAGGTTCATTTGCTCGGTCAAAATGTGAATAGTTATGGCCTCAGTGGGCGTTTTCACGGAAATCAGGCTTCCTCAGTTTTTGAGAATTTACATGAGGTTACCTTTGCTAATTTATTGCAATTAATAGCTGAAAGCTCTGGCATTCCGAGAATCAAGTTCACCTCTTCATATCCCAGAGATTTTGATCAGGAAATAGTTAAAGTAATAGATGAGCATCCAGCCCTTTGCGAATGGATTCACCTTCCTGTTCAATCCGGAAGCAACCGAATGCTGAGAGTGATGAGAAGAGGCTATACGCGAGAAGAGTATCTCGAAAAGATCGGGCACATCAAACAGGCACAAAAAGATATTTCAATAACGGGAGATATCATTGTCGGCTTTCCCGGCGAAACAGAAGAGGATTTCAACGAAACAATGAGCTTGGTTGCTGAAACTGAGTATGATGGTTTGTACATTTTCAAATACTCGCCACGCCCGAATACGCCTGCCGCTGCATACGCAGACTCAATTCCTGAGGAAGTCAAAACAGAGCGTTTTCTCAAACTTGAAGAGCTACAACGACGAATTCAACGGCAGCGATATGGTCGGTATTTAGGTCGAACCGTTGAAGTGCTGGTTGAAGGTGAGAGTGCCAGATCCGCCGATGACTGTTCTGGTCACACCCGGTGCAATAAAGTCGTAAACTTTCCTTGTCCCCAAAATCTGATTGGAGAGATTGTTAATGTCACTGTAACCGATGTAAAGCCAAATAGTCTTTATGGTTACTTAGTCTAA
- a CDS encoding bifunctional nuclease family protein, which yields MEKEVKIRGLLIDPTTNSPVVLLKDLTSDTMLPIWVGPYEANSIASEIEKLPSLRPMTHDLLKNVIRQLGGVVNRVVVTDLRDSTFFAVIEISLLEQTVLIDARPSDAIALALRVDCPIFVKEAVLESSRTEINRVIDEEEDDFDEEVEWPEEIDDVSDYKM from the coding sequence ATGGAAAAAGAAGTAAAAATTCGTGGGCTATTGATTGATCCGACCACTAACTCTCCTGTGGTTTTGTTGAAGGATTTAACCAGCGACACCATGTTGCCAATTTGGGTTGGCCCTTATGAAGCTAATTCTATCGCTTCGGAGATCGAAAAATTGCCGTCATTACGGCCGATGACACATGACTTATTGAAGAATGTCATCCGTCAATTAGGAGGAGTCGTCAATCGTGTGGTTGTGACGGACCTGCGCGACAGTACATTTTTCGCCGTCATTGAAATCAGTTTACTTGAGCAGACTGTTTTGATTGATGCCAGACCGAGCGATGCAATTGCGCTTGCTTTGCGAGTAGATTGTCCGATTTTTGTTAAAGAAGCTGTTCTGGAATCTTCGCGCACAGAAATCAATCGCGTGATAGATGAGGAAGAAGATGATTTCGATGAAGAGGTTGAGTGGCCTGAAGAAATAGATGATGTTAGCGATTACAAAATGTGA